One region of Deltaproteobacteria bacterium genomic DNA includes:
- a CDS encoding phosphoribosylaminoimidazolesuccinocarboxamide synthase — protein sequence MAKSGLLETDFEGLKLINRGKVRDIYDLGEHLLIVATDRISAFDVVMPNPIPGKGVILTQISKFWFKVLESITPHHLISTEVKDFPKECRPYEAELKDRSMLVKKTKPLPVECIVRGYLSGSGWKDYQTTGGICGITLPAGLKESDRLNTPIFTPSTKAELGTHDENVPMEEVRKLLGDELSDYLARTSLAIYEKARLLGEKKGIIIADTKFEFGMLEGKCILIDEVLTPDSSRFWPQDQYKPGGPQASFDKQFLRDYLESLHWDKKPPAPELPQEIIEKTRAKYEEALRILTG from the coding sequence ATGGCGAAGAGTGGATTGTTGGAAACCGACTTTGAAGGATTGAAACTGATAAACCGGGGAAAGGTCCGGGATATTTATGACCTGGGAGAGCACCTCCTGATCGTAGCCACGGACCGGATTTCGGCCTTTGACGTCGTTATGCCCAACCCTATACCGGGGAAGGGGGTTATTTTGACTCAGATATCCAAATTCTGGTTCAAGGTCCTGGAATCGATTACCCCCCATCATCTGATTTCTACTGAGGTAAAGGACTTTCCCAAAGAGTGCCGGCCCTATGAAGCCGAATTAAAAGACCGGAGCATGTTAGTCAAAAAAACCAAACCCCTCCCGGTAGAATGCATTGTTCGGGGGTATCTCTCCGGTTCCGGGTGGAAGGACTATCAGACCACTGGAGGGATCTGCGGTATTACCCTCCCCGCAGGGTTAAAGGAATCGGACCGCCTGAATACGCCGATTTTCACCCCATCCACCAAAGCGGAACTCGGTACCCATGACGAAAATGTCCCCATGGAAGAAGTCCGAAAACTTCTGGGGGATGAATTGTCCGATTACCTGGCCCGGACCAGTCTGGCTATTTATGAAAAGGCCAGGCTGTTGGGAGAAAAAAAGGGGATTATCATAGCCGATACCAAATTTGAATTCGGTATGTTGGAAGGGAAATGCATTTTGATCGATGAGGTTTTGACCCCGGACTCTTCGCGGTTTTGGCCCCAGGATCAGTATAAGCCCGGCGGCCCCCAAGCCAGTTTCGATAAACAGTTCTTAAGGGACTATCTCGAATCCCTTCATTGGGACAAAAAACCACCGGCCCCCGAATTGCCGCAGGAGATTATCGAAAAGACCCGGGCCAAGTATGAAGAGGCTTTACGAATATTGACGGGTTGA
- a CDS encoding type II toxin-antitoxin system VapC family toxin — protein MFVLDSYALLCLFDKKRPKEKKTIISYLEKAEKGEIRLYLSKINEGEIYYKLVKYVGEPIARGVREDLRKGVFPINIISVNDKRAERASEIKANYPVSYADAFCIGLAGEMNSPILTGDPEFEGVKNIVDVLWM, from the coding sequence ATGTTTGTCCTTGACAGCTATGCCCTGTTATGCCTTTTCGATAAAAAGAGACCCAAGGAGAAAAAGACCATCATTAGCTATCTCGAAAAGGCCGAAAAAGGAGAAATCCGGTTATATCTGAGTAAAATCAATGAAGGAGAAATCTACTATAAGTTAGTTAAATACGTCGGCGAACCCATTGCACGGGGGGTTCGAGAAGATCTAAGAAAAGGGGTCTTTCCCATCAACATAATATCCGTCAATGATAAGAGGGCGGAAAGGGCCTCGGAGATCAAGGCCAATTATCCGGTATCCTATGCCGATGCTTTTTGTATCGGATTGGCCGGAGAGATGAACAGCCCTATCCTTACAGGAGACCCGGAGTTTGAAGGGGTTAAAAATATTGTCGATGTACTGTGGATGTAA
- a CDS encoding AbrB/MazE/SpoVT family DNA-binding domain-containing protein — MKTLVSGKGQIVIPKPIRQAIHIQKGDEFEIEVKGKVIILKPIKRFQAEKWQDYIGVGEGLIDNFLKDKKKERRKEDVCP; from the coding sequence ATGAAGACTTTGGTAAGTGGAAAAGGACAAATTGTTATTCCCAAGCCGATCCGCCAGGCCATCCATATTCAAAAGGGTGATGAATTCGAGATCGAAGTGAAAGGCAAAGTTATTATCTTAAAACCCATTAAGCGTTTTCAGGCTGAAAAATGGCAGGATTATATCGGGGTAGGGGAGGGGCTGATCGATAACTTTCTCAAAGATAAGAAAAAAGAGAGAAGGAAAGAGGATGTTTGTCCTTGA
- a CDS encoding transglutaminase domain-containing protein, whose amino-acid sequence MEFVEQVYLKPTSIIDSDHPDIIAYAREASGESQNLLEKAVRIYYAVRDDIRYDPYCPFYLPEHYRASNVLKSGRGYCVCKASLLCALGRSLGIPSRVGFATVRNHLATKQMLEFMGSDLFVYHGYTDFFLNGKWVKATPAFNKELCERHKVAPLEFNGLEDSVFQPYNSENHLFMEYTEFSGTYADIPVEVIVAAWEKAYGRERVQGWIKGLEDAQGIVRNFYQEEVV is encoded by the coding sequence ATGGAATTTGTAGAGCAAGTTTATTTAAAACCGACCTCGATTATCGATAGCGATCACCCTGATATCATAGCTTATGCCCGGGAAGCGTCAGGAGAAAGCCAAAACCTTCTCGAAAAAGCGGTAAGGATCTATTATGCCGTTCGCGATGATATCCGTTATGATCCTTATTGTCCCTTTTATCTCCCCGAACACTACCGGGCCAGCAATGTCCTTAAAAGCGGCCGGGGGTATTGTGTCTGCAAGGCCTCCTTGCTCTGCGCCCTGGGCCGCTCTTTGGGAATTCCCTCCCGGGTCGGTTTTGCCACGGTCCGAAATCACTTGGCCACTAAACAAATGCTGGAGTTTATGGGGTCCGATCTATTCGTTTATCATGGCTATACGGACTTTTTTTTAAATGGAAAATGGGTCAAGGCCACGCCGGCCTTTAATAAGGAATTGTGCGAACGCCATAAGGTGGCCCCTCTGGAATTCAATGGTCTGGAGGATTCGGTCTTTCAGCCCTATAATTCCGAGAACCATCTTTTTATGGAATATACCGAATTTTCTGGAACTTATGCCGATATCCCGGTTGAAGTCATCGTCGCTGCCTGGGAAAAGGCCTATGGCAGGGAACGGGTACAGGGCTGGATCAAAGGCTTGGAAGATGCCCAGGGGATAGTCAGGAATTTTTATCAAGAGGAAGTAGTCTGA
- a CDS encoding long-chain fatty acid--CoA ligase, whose protein sequence is MESLYYKHWPKGVPRSFTLPRTTLTYNLEVSATRYPEKTAISYYGSGLSYARLKSEADALAGYLQQQFGVKKGDRVLLYMQNSPQFIIAYYAVLRADAVLVPANPMNLTEEMKHYIEDSGSSVAICGVELFPRLEPLMGQGRLEQVVVADYGEYVTEATDVPIPDFIHPSAVPEMDLQGVTSWKEVLAADCKPGPHLAGPDDLAAICYTSGTTGKPKGCMHTHNTLMATTSITGIWHNTSCEEVFLGVVPFFHVTGMQVLMNMPISIGAEIVVMTRWDRELALILMERYQVTNWINIPTMVIDLFASPNFKGDSLKSLRLIGGGGAAMPEAVAKRLFDLTGLSYIEGYGLTETAAPTHSNHDSRPKRQCLGIPICNTESLIVNPDTLEPLGPNQTGEIVSRGPQVFKGYWNNPQATRECFAGIGGKTFFLTGDLGYYDDEGYFFIVDRLKRMINASGFKVWPAEVESMMFAHPDIQEACVICSEDAHRGETVKAIVVLKETAKGKTTAQDIILWCKERMAAYKYPRLVEFAEALPKSGSGKVQWRLLQEQEKASTPISKQCQQGRC, encoded by the coding sequence ATGGAATCCTTATATTACAAACATTGGCCAAAGGGCGTCCCCCGGTCCTTCACCTTGCCGAGGACCACGCTCACCTACAACCTCGAGGTCTCGGCTACCCGCTACCCGGAGAAAACGGCCATCTCCTATTATGGATCAGGCCTTTCCTACGCCAGACTCAAATCGGAAGCGGACGCCCTGGCCGGGTATCTGCAGCAGCAGTTTGGGGTGAAGAAGGGAGACCGGGTCCTATTGTACATGCAGAACAGCCCCCAGTTCATCATAGCCTACTATGCCGTGCTCCGTGCCGACGCCGTCCTGGTTCCAGCCAATCCCATGAATCTCACCGAGGAAATGAAGCACTATATTGAAGATTCCGGGAGTTCGGTGGCGATCTGCGGGGTCGAGCTTTTCCCCCGCCTGGAGCCGTTGATGGGTCAGGGGAGACTCGAGCAGGTAGTCGTGGCCGATTACGGCGAATATGTCACTGAAGCCACCGATGTCCCGATACCGGATTTTATCCACCCTTCCGCCGTTCCCGAGATGGACCTTCAGGGGGTCACAAGTTGGAAAGAGGTGTTGGCTGCCGACTGCAAGCCCGGCCCCCATCTGGCAGGCCCCGATGATCTGGCGGCCATTTGCTATACCTCCGGCACGACCGGAAAACCAAAGGGCTGTATGCACACCCACAACACACTCATGGCCACAACCTCAATAACCGGCATTTGGCATAACACCTCGTGCGAGGAAGTCTTCCTTGGCGTGGTGCCTTTCTTTCACGTCACCGGTATGCAGGTCCTCATGAACATGCCGATTTCTATCGGCGCCGAGATCGTTGTCATGACAAGGTGGGATCGCGAACTGGCGCTGATCTTGATGGAACGATACCAGGTGACCAACTGGATCAATATCCCGACCATGGTCATCGACCTCTTCGCCAGCCCTAATTTCAAAGGCGATAGCCTGAAAAGCCTGCGACTCATCGGCGGCGGCGGTGCGGCCATGCCCGAGGCGGTAGCCAAGAGGCTCTTTGACCTCACCGGGCTCTCCTATATCGAGGGGTACGGGCTCACCGAGACAGCGGCCCCGACCCACAGCAACCACGACTCCAGACCGAAGCGTCAGTGTCTCGGCATACCGATCTGCAACACCGAATCTCTGATCGTCAATCCCGATACTTTAGAGCCCCTTGGTCCCAACCAGACCGGCGAAATCGTCTCGCGGGGCCCGCAGGTGTTCAAAGGCTACTGGAACAACCCCCAGGCCACCCGGGAATGTTTTGCCGGGATAGGCGGCAAAACGTTCTTCCTCACCGGTGATCTGGGATACTATGACGACGAGGGATACTTTTTCATCGTCGACCGGTTGAAGCGTATGATCAATGCCTCCGGTTTCAAGGTCTGGCCGGCCGAGGTGGAATCCATGATGTTCGCTCATCCCGATATCCAGGAGGCTTGCGTTATCTGTTCCGAGGATGCCCACCGCGGCGAGACCGTCAAAGCGATCGTCGTCCTTAAAGAGACAGCCAAGGGGAAAACCACCGCCCAGGACATCATCCTCTGGTGTAAAGAAAGGATGGCGGCCTACAAATATCCACGCCTTGTTGAATTCGCTGAGGCGCTGCCCAAGTCCGGGTCCGGGAAGGTCCAATGGCGGTTGCTCCAGGAGCAGGAGAAGGCCAGTACTCCGATATCCAAGCAGTGCCAACAAGGGCGCTGCTGA
- a CDS encoding alpha/beta fold hydrolase, whose translation MGKHFVLIHGAWHGGWCWDGVIRSLEAAGHRAEAPTLPGQNPGEDKSRITFESYVRAVQDVLERQSGPVVLVGHSSAGFLLQAAAPKVKEKIERLIFLNAFILPDGMAQFDLVPPEVAQGMTQMAEASPDRSVPVNEDFVRHVLMAGEPVEVQDGLIRMLSPQPLALFTTKVDTAAFNQLTIPKTVLFCKEDVSLPPGAYLGMAQSLGPFNLIEIEGGHETLFTKPEIVARGLIQSIGS comes from the coding sequence ATGGGAAAGCATTTCGTTTTGATTCACGGCGCATGGCATGGAGGCTGGTGCTGGGACGGCGTTATTCGCTCATTAGAAGCGGCCGGCCATAGGGCAGAAGCACCGACCCTGCCGGGACAAAACCCCGGAGAGGATAAATCCCGGATTACTTTTGAATCCTATGTCCGGGCCGTTCAGGACGTCCTGGAACGCCAATCGGGCCCGGTGGTTCTGGTCGGTCATTCCAGCGCCGGCTTTCTTCTTCAGGCAGCCGCCCCCAAAGTGAAGGAAAAAATTGAACGCCTTATTTTTTTAAATGCCTTTATCCTGCCCGATGGAATGGCCCAGTTCGATCTTGTCCCCCCGGAAGTAGCCCAGGGTATGACGCAAATGGCTGAGGCCTCACCTGACCGGAGTGTCCCGGTGAATGAGGACTTTGTACGACATGTGCTCATGGCCGGTGAACCCGTGGAAGTCCAGGATGGCTTGATTCGAATGCTCTCACCTCAGCCGCTGGCCCTTTTTACCACCAAGGTGGACACTGCCGCATTCAACCAACTCACGATTCCCAAAACCGTCTTGTTTTGCAAAGAGGACGTTTCCCTGCCCCCGGGCGCTTATCTGGGGATGGCTCAAAGTCTGGGCCCATTCAATCTCATTGAGATCGAAGGCGGTCATGAGACCTTGTTTACCAAACCAGAGATTGTTGCCCGGGGTTTGATCCAGTCGATTGGGTCCTGA
- a CDS encoding phosphomannose isomerase type II C-terminal cupin domain, which yields MEEDHRPWGFYQVLADESDHKVKRIVVYPGKRLSLQRHQYRKEHWYLLSGHALVTKGEEQFPLTQGDSIDIPKGVLHRIENVGSGDVTFIEVQSGEYFGEEDIERVEDDFGRD from the coding sequence ATGGAAGAAGATCACCGCCCCTGGGGATTTTATCAAGTCCTGGCCGATGAATCGGACCATAAAGTCAAACGAATTGTTGTTTATCCCGGAAAACGACTGAGTCTTCAAAGACATCAGTATCGAAAAGAACACTGGTATCTGCTCTCCGGTCATGCCCTGGTAACTAAGGGGGAGGAGCAATTCCCTTTAACACAAGGGGATTCCATCGATATTCCCAAAGGGGTCCTGCACCGGATCGAAAATGTCGGGTCAGGGGACGTGACCTTCATCGAGGTCCAGTCCGGGGAGTATTTCGGGGAAGAAGATATCGAGCGTGTCGAAGATGATTTCGGACGGGATTAG
- a CDS encoding ribonuclease Z (member of metallo-beta-lactamase family; the purified enzyme from Escherichia coli forms dimeric zinc phosphodiesterase; in Bacillus subtilis this protein is a 3'-tRNA processing endoribonuclease and is essential while in Escherichia coli it is not; associates with two zinc ions) gives MTPLFHPHLVNGPLGDPALYIDFKFDKRALLFDLGEIRSLSPRKLLKVSHVFISHTHMDHFIGFDHLLRVCLGRDKVIHLFGPPNFLDHLKNKIAAYTWNLVETYSSPLELIVGEVHPDHIISARLSSSSGFKIETDRETRPFNGCLYEEMSLMVRAAFLDHKIPCLGFALEEKSHLNIIKTELDKMGLSKGPWLRVLKEAVWKGEEDDFTIQGYEKGSGQAHRFPLGVLRERLIKIAPGQKIAYIVDTVLNDATQKAIEQLVNEADTLFIETAFLEEDGKRAQEKYHLTARQAGTLAAKAGVKRLIPFHFSPKYSTNPERVVAEALAAFQENRR, from the coding sequence ATGACCCCCTTATTCCATCCCCATCTGGTGAACGGTCCCCTGGGAGATCCGGCCCTTTACATCGATTTTAAGTTCGACAAAAGAGCCCTCCTGTTTGATCTGGGAGAGATCCGGTCTTTGTCTCCACGTAAGCTTTTAAAAGTATCCCATGTTTTTATTTCCCATACTCACATGGACCATTTTATCGGCTTTGACCACCTCCTGAGGGTTTGTCTGGGACGGGACAAGGTGATCCATTTGTTCGGCCCTCCGAATTTTCTGGATCATTTAAAAAATAAGATCGCCGCCTATACCTGGAATTTAGTGGAAACCTATTCCAGTCCCCTGGAATTGATAGTCGGGGAGGTCCATCCGGATCATATTATTTCGGCGCGGTTGAGCTCTTCCTCGGGGTTTAAAATCGAAACCGACCGGGAGACCAGACCCTTTAACGGTTGTCTTTATGAGGAGATGTCGCTCATGGTCCGGGCCGCTTTTTTGGATCATAAGATCCCTTGCCTGGGGTTCGCCCTTGAGGAAAAATCGCATCTCAATATTATTAAAACGGAGCTTGATAAGATGGGATTGTCGAAAGGTCCCTGGCTCCGGGTCTTAAAAGAGGCCGTCTGGAAAGGGGAAGAGGATGATTTTACGATCCAGGGCTATGAAAAGGGGAGTGGGCAGGCCCATCGATTTCCATTAGGGGTCTTGAGGGAAAGATTGATCAAAATTGCCCCGGGCCAAAAGATCGCTTATATCGTCGATACCGTTTTAAACGACGCAACCCAAAAGGCCATAGAACAGTTGGTAAACGAGGCCGACACTCTTTTTATAGAAACGGCCTTTTTGGAGGAAGACGGGAAAAGGGCTCAGGAAAAATACCATCTTACCGCCAGGCAGGCAGGGACATTGGCCGCAAAGGCCGGAGTGAAGCGTTTAATCCCCTTTCACTTTTCCCCTAAATATAGTACCAATCCGGAACGGGTTGTTGCGGAGGCCCTTGCGGCTTTTCAGGAAAACAGGCGATAG
- a CDS encoding AI-2E family transporter gives MSRPYFRRKGDTANPVSNYVFIAFLIGVLYLFYLIIRPFLSDIFIAIVMAMVLYPFYSMLQRVFRGKKILSALLTIFLLILVFLIPFSLLSGLITSQSLDFYQKISDGLKDGSLKKIIDLKLLSFNLLFERWQIDFQSLRVEEYVGKFLKTFSEFIYTEMTALAKGVVGILFDLIIVLFITFFLLIDGEKFLREIKVFSPLEVTHHERIVLQLQRTLKATLKGSIIVALTQGLLGGIGFWIFGIPSSAFWGVCMVFSSVIPLVGTSILWVPAAIYLAFTSSLWMAIGLALWGTLIISGADNVLRPLLLKGEANLHPLLTFLSVLGGLIYFGFLGFILGPIVLSFLMTMFEIYKKEFLIEPPD, from the coding sequence ATGAGCCGACCCTATTTTAGAAGGAAAGGCGACACGGCAAATCCGGTTTCGAATTACGTCTTCATCGCCTTCCTGATCGGAGTCCTTTACCTTTTTTATCTGATCATCCGCCCTTTCCTTTCAGACATCTTTATTGCCATCGTCATGGCCATGGTTTTATATCCCTTCTATTCGATGCTTCAAAGGGTTTTCAGGGGAAAGAAAATCTTATCGGCCTTATTGACGATCTTTTTGTTAATCCTGGTCTTTCTTATTCCTTTTTCTTTATTATCCGGGCTGATCACCAGTCAATCCCTAGACTTTTATCAAAAGATCTCCGACGGACTCAAGGACGGGTCCCTGAAAAAAATAATCGATTTAAAGTTGCTCTCTTTCAACCTTCTTTTCGAGCGATGGCAGATAGATTTTCAGTCACTCCGTGTGGAAGAATATGTAGGGAAATTTCTCAAGACCTTTTCGGAATTTATTTATACCGAAATGACCGCCCTGGCCAAAGGCGTGGTCGGCATATTATTTGATCTGATTATCGTGCTGTTTATCACTTTTTTCCTGTTGATCGACGGAGAAAAATTTCTGCGCGAAATAAAGGTATTCAGTCCCCTGGAGGTCACCCATCATGAAAGGATTGTCCTTCAGTTACAACGAACCTTAAAGGCGACCTTAAAGGGCTCTATTATTGTCGCCTTGACCCAGGGGTTATTGGGGGGCATCGGGTTTTGGATTTTCGGCATCCCCTCATCCGCTTTTTGGGGGGTCTGTATGGTTTTCAGTTCCGTCATCCCTTTGGTGGGGACCAGTATCCTTTGGGTTCCGGCAGCCATTTATCTGGCTTTTACCTCTTCCCTCTGGATGGCCATAGGTCTGGCGCTCTGGGGCACCCTTATTATTTCCGGAGCCGATAATGTCCTTCGCCCCCTGCTTCTTAAAGGAGAGGCCAATCTACATCCCCTGCTCACCTTTCTGAGCGTTCTGGGCGGACTCATTTATTTCGGCTTTCTGGGTTTTATTTTGGGACCTATCGTCCTTTCCTTTTTAATGACTATGTTTGAAATCTATAAAAAAGAATTTTTGATAGAGCCGCCGGACTGA
- the proC gene encoding pyrroline-5-carboxylate reductase: MKQKIPLGFIGGGNMAEALIKGLLGSKTITPDDCSVCDLIEERLAYLQKAYKVKTVKESPKVIASSRAIILAVKPQNVTQALSTLSSIWSPEKILISICAGVPTAFLGQFFPKTPKIIRVMPNTPALVLSGISALCKNSVAVEKDLVLAESIFKAIGETVRVEEAQLDAVTGLSGSGPAYVFTILEGLTEGGVKMGLARPVALKLAVQTVWGSTQMARQMDWPLSQLKEMVTSPGGTTIHGLHVLEKAGFHGILMDAVEAATRRSKELGEMLLKK; encoded by the coding sequence ATGAAACAAAAAATTCCTCTGGGTTTTATTGGCGGCGGCAATATGGCCGAAGCCTTGATTAAAGGCCTTTTGGGCAGCAAAACCATAACGCCGGACGATTGTTCGGTCTGCGATCTGATCGAAGAACGGCTGGCCTATTTACAAAAAGCCTATAAAGTTAAAACGGTCAAAGAGTCCCCTAAAGTTATTGCCTCATCCCGGGCGATTATCCTGGCGGTTAAACCCCAAAACGTGACCCAGGCCTTATCCACCCTTTCCTCTATCTGGTCCCCGGAAAAAATCCTTATCTCCATTTGCGCCGGGGTGCCTACCGCCTTTCTGGGTCAGTTTTTTCCAAAGACCCCGAAAATCATCCGGGTCATGCCCAATACCCCGGCCCTGGTCCTGTCGGGTATCAGTGCCTTATGTAAAAATTCAGTGGCCGTGGAAAAGGACCTGGTCCTGGCAGAATCCATCTTTAAAGCCATAGGAGAAACCGTTCGGGTAGAAGAGGCCCAATTGGATGCCGTCACTGGCCTGTCCGGCAGCGGACCGGCCTATGTCTTCACTATCCTGGAGGGGCTGACTGAGGGCGGGGTAAAAATGGGCCTGGCACGGCCGGTCGCCTTAAAATTGGCAGTCCAGACGGTCTGGGGTTCGACTCAAATGGCCCGTCAGATGGATTGGCCCCTCAGCCAGTTGAAGGAAATGGTCACCTCTCCCGGAGGGACCACCATACATGGTCTCCATGTCCTGGAAAAGGCCGGATTCCACGGCATTTTGATGGATGCCGTAGAGGCCGCCACCCGGAGATCCAAGGAACTCGGTGAAATGCTCCTTAAAAAATGA
- a CDS encoding prepilin-type N-terminal cleavage/methylation domain-containing protein, whose amino-acid sequence MLKKFHKKRNQKGFTLVELLIVIAIIGILAAIAIPQFSSYRVRGYNTAAKSDVKNAYTAAQAYFSDSPAGTVDTSILTGYGYKATTNVTLSVGTGTMAGLSMTAAHSNGDTTYTVDNQGAITP is encoded by the coding sequence ATGTTAAAAAAATTCCATAAAAAGAGAAATCAAAAAGGTTTTACCCTGGTAGAACTCCTGATCGTCATCGCCATCATCGGTATTCTGGCAGCCATTGCCATTCCTCAGTTCAGTTCTTACCGGGTAAGGGGTTATAATACAGCCGCCAAGTCGGATGTTAAAAATGCCTATACTGCCGCCCAGGCCTATTTCTCGGACAGTCCGGCGGGGACAGTAGATACTTCAATTCTTACCGGTTACGGGTACAAAGCCACAACCAACGTAACCCTGTCAGTCGGCACCGGAACCATGGCCGGCTTATCCATGACCGCTGCCCATAGCAACGGAGATACCACTTATACCGTGGATAACCAGGGAGCAATAACACCGTAG